CCTCGAATGCCATCCACCAGATCGAGGTGGCCGGACAGCGCATCGATCTGGTCACGTCCGAGCTGCAGGAAACCATCATGCTGACCCGCATGCAGACCGTGGGTAATATTTTCAACAAATTCCCGCGCGTGGTCCGGGACCTGGCCCGCACCTTGGGCAAGGAGATCGACCTGCAGCTGGAAGGCAACGATGTCGAACTCGATAAGACCATCATCGAAGGTCTGGGCGACCCGTTGACCCATCTGGTGCGCAACTCCGCGGATCACGGCATCGAGATGCCCGACGTGCGCGCCAGAGCCGGCAAGCCGGCGCTGGGCACCATCGTGCTCAAGGCCTACCACGAGGCGGGACAGGTCATCATTGAGATCGTCGATGACGGTGGGGGGCTCGACACCGAAAAGATCGTGGCCAAGGCCTTGAGCCGGGGCCTCATCACGCCGGATCAGGCCAAGTCCATGTCCGACAAGGAAAAGGCCAACCTGATTTTCCTGCCCGGCCTGTCCACGGCCGAACAGGTGACGGATGTTTCCGGGCGCGGCGTGGGCATGGACGTGGTCAAGTCCAACCTGGACCAGCTTGGCGGTCAGGTCGATATCGAGACCGAGCGGGGCAAGGGTACGACCATCCGCATCAAGCTGCCGCTGACCCTGGCCATCATCCCCAGCCTCCTGGTCTCCGTGGGTCAGGAGCGTTACGCCATTCCGCAGGTCAATGTTGACGAATTGCTGCGCATCCCCGTTGACCAGATCACGGAGCGGGTGGAACTGGTGGGCGACGCCGAGGTGCTGCTGCTGCGCGGGGAGCTCATCCCGCTTCTCTATCTTTCCAATGTGCTCGGCCTTGACGACGACTCCTGCGAGGCGTCGAAGATGGTCGGCGAGATTTTGCGCGGCGAGAAAAGACTTGATGAAGTCCAGGAGGCCGGATGCATTTCGGCCGACGTCAACCTCGTCGTGGTTTCGGCCGGGCAGTTCCGTTACGGGCTGGTGGTCGACCAGCTCCATGACTCGGTGGAGATCGTGGTCAAGCCGCTGGGACGCCATTTCAAGGAGTGTCAGGGGTATGCGGGCGCGACCATCATGGGTGACGGGCATGTCGCGCTGATCCTCGACGTGGCCGGCCTTGGCCGCCTGGGCGACCTGAGCCTGAGCGTGTCCCGCGAGAAGCAGCAGGTGACCAAGGAAGCCGAGGCCGTCACCGGCCCGGAAAAACTCTCCCTTTTTGTTTTCCGCAACACGCCGCAGGAATACTGCGCCGTGCCTCTTGATCTTGTGGCCCGGGTGGAGCTCATCGATGCCGCAGAGATTGAAGAGGTCGGCGGACGCCGGGTCATCAAATACCGGGGCGGAACCCTGCCCGTCTTCTCCCTGGATCAGGCGACCAACGTGGGCCTGCTCGACCTCACGGGCGAACTCATCGTCATTGTCTTCCTCATGGCCGGCCATGAGATAGGCCTGCTGGCCAAGCCGCCGGTGGACGCCATCGAGGCGCGGGTGAACCTCGACAGCTTCACCTTGAAGCAGCCCGGCATCAGCGGTTCGGCGGTCATCGGCGAGAACACGACCCTCATCGTCGATATTTACGAGCTTATCCAGACTGTCCAGCCCGACTGGTTCGCCGTGCGCGGCAGCATAGAGATTGCAAGTGACGCGGGCGAGGTCGGGGTGCCGCATCTGCTCCTGGTCGAGGATTCGGATTTCTTCCGCAACCAGGTCAGGAAGTTCCTCGAGGACGACGGGTATCTGGTCGATGTGGCCGAGGATGGACTGGTGGCCTGGAACATGCTCGACGCAGAGCCCGAAAAGTTTGACCTCGTGGTCACGGATATAGAGATGCCGAATATGGACGGATTCGAACTTGCCCGGCTGATCCGCCAGGACAAGCGCTTTTCCATGGTGCCCATCGTGGCCCTGACGTCTTTGGCCGGTGATGAGGATGTGGCTAAAGGCAAGTCCGTGGGCATTGACGATTATCAGGTAAAGCTGGACAAGGAGCGCCTCCTGCAGTCCATCTACGAGTGGTTGAAGCGTTACGCCTCTTGATGGTCGCGGACGTGGGCGCCCCGGAACCCGCGAACCAGCCGGAATCTTTCTCAAGCGTGTACGGTGTACCAGTGATGCCTAGAGCTTTTTCAAGGAGAAGTGCATGAAACAGCAGGCCAAAGAAAAGACGGGTGCCTTGCAGCTGTCCTGCTTTTACGTAGGTTCGGCCCTGTGCGGGATTGACATCAATCTCATTCAGGAGATGAACAGACAGATGGAGATGACCAAAGTACCGCAGGCTCCGTCCTATGTACTTGGCATCATGAACCTGCGCGGCAGGATCGTGACCATTATCGATCTGGGTCGCAAGCTTGGCCTAGCGCCGTCGAAAACTACGGAGACCAGCCGCATCATCATCGTCAATTCCCGCGATGAAAACATCGGCTTGCTGGTCGACCGCATTACCGACGTGGTCACATCCAAATGGGAAGACGTGGAGCCGACGCCTTCCAACATCAAGGGTTTGAAGGGCAAATATTTCCAGGGCGTGCTCAAGTCTTCCCGGGATCTTATCGCCGTGCTCGATGTCGGTGAAGTGCTTTCTGACGATTAGGTCTTTTATTTCAAGGAGTCTGGATGAATCTGCGCGTTTTGGTTGTGGACGATACCATCATGTATCGCAAGGTGGTGGGCGACATTCTCGCCGAGATGTCCGGGGTTGAAGTGGTCGGCACCGCCAATAACGGCAAAATCGCCTTGACCCGTATTGCGTCCCTGAAGCCGGATCTGATCACGCTGGATGTGGAAATGCCGATTATGAACGGCCTGGAAACCCTGCAGGAGATCCAGAAAAGCTACCCTGATGTGGGCGTGATCATGCTCTCCACTCTGACCAAGCGCGGCAGTGATATCACCATGCGGGCCCTGGAACTCGGGGCCTTCGATTTTATCGCCAAGCCTGACGCCGATGTCATGCAGGAAAATGTGCAGTTGCTCCGCAACGCCATCGGGCCGAGGGTGAAAGCCTTTGCCAAGCGGCTTGAGCTTCGGTCCCTGCTCAAGCAAAGACATCGCTCCGTGACTGCGGCCGCGCCGGTTCCGCCCGCGCCGTCAGTGCTGGCTTCGCCCCGGCGGACAGGCAAGTCGAAGGCTGTGGCCATCGGTATTTCCACCGGAGGACCCAATGCCCTGACCAAGATGCTGCCGCAACTCCCGAAACTTGGGGTGCCCATCTTCGTGGTCCAGCACATGCCGCCTGTTTTCACCAAATCTCTGGCCGAGAGCCTGGACTCCAAGTGTCAGTACGAGGTCCGGGAAGCCGAGCACAACGAGATCGTGCGTCCCGACGTGATCTACATCGCTCCCGGTGGCAGGCACATGCGCGTGGCATCGGGCCCGGGCGGGACCAAGATCATCCAGGTCACCGACGATCCGCCCGAGAACAACTGCAAACCGGCGGTGGACTACATGTTCCGCTCCGTGGCCCGCGAGTATGGCGCCTTGTCCACCGGCGTCATCATGACCGGCATGGGTGGCGACGGGACTCTGGGACTGAAGGTGCTGAAAAGCTTCGGGGCCGTGACCATCGGTCAGGACGAGGAGTCCTGCGTGGTTTACGGCATGCCCAAGATCGCAGCCGAGGCCGGTGTCGTGGATGTGGTTTCACCTTTGCAGATGATCGCCTCGGAGATCATCCGCACGGTGAGATAGCTGTGCCAATACCAACAGTGGCGGCAAAATGACGACCATCACCGCTGACGAGTTCAGCGTCCTGTCCAAGTACATCTACTCCATTTGCGGAGTGGCCCTGGATTCGACCAAGACCTATCTGGTCGAGACCAGGCTCAAATTCATGATGCAAAAATACGGTTGTGTCTCGTATCTGGATCTGCACACCAAGGCCAAGGCCGATCGCAGCGGAAACATGGAAAAAGAGATCGTCGACGCCATCACCACCAACGAAACTCTTTTTTTTCGTGACGCGTCTCCCTTTGAAGTCTTCAAGCACAAGATTTTGCCGGACCTGATCGACGCCCGCTCCAAATCGGTCTCAGGCCGCAACATCCCCTTGCGCATCTGGAGCGCAGCCTGCTCCACCGGACAGGAAGTCTACAGCATCGCCATTGCCCTGCGTGAAGCGCTGGGCAACTTGAACAATTTTCAGATTTCCATCCTCGGCACCGACATCTCCGATGAGGCCGTGACCAAGGCAAGTTACGGGAAATACAATAAATTTGAAATAGAACGCGGCCTGCCGCTGCAGACTTTGAACAAATACTTCACTCTCCAGGGCGACGGGTGGAAGATCAGGGACGAGATCCGGGCCATGACCGTCTTCAAGAAGTTCAATCTGATGAAGCCTTTTGCCGGGCTAGGCAAGTTCGACATAGTTTTTTGCCGCAACGTGGCGATTTATTTCACTCCGGCAGACAAGAAGATGGTTTTCGAGAAGATTGCCTCCGTGCTTGAACCCGACGGGTCCCTGATCATCGGATCCACCGAGTCCCTGACCGGCGTGACGGGCATGTTCGAGCCCAAACGCTACATGCGTTCCATTTTTTATCAGCCTGTCCCCGGCTCCTCCCCGCAGACTCCCACGGGTTTCACCTACGCGCAGACACCGGCGCCGGCGTTTGCAGCGGCGGCTGCCTCCGTCGCGCGGCCGCCCCTTCCGGCGCCACGTCCGGCGCCTGTAGCCGCGCCGGTATCAGCACCGACATTTGGCCAGGCATCTGGCCAGGCATCTGGGACACGGCCGGTTCCACGGGCTGTTCCCGCTCCTGTCGTCTCACCCGCGCCGCAGCCGGTTCCGGTCGCGTCCGCGCCGTTGGAACGGCCGATAGCGCCTGCGCCAGTAGCTGTCGTTGCCCAGCAGGCTCCCCCCCTCGAAGAGGCTCCGCGCCCTGCGGCACTCCGTCCCGCTCCGGTCCGATCCCAGCCCGCGCAGGTGTATCGCGCAGGAGACAAATCCGAACTCAAGCGCCTGCTCATGCAAAAAAAACAGAAGGGCCAATCCTGACCCGATTCGTATCGGTAAAAGCCCATGCCTATTCTCTGGACTCCTGATATCGTCGGCGTCACGGACGCCTTTCACGCCGAGCATGATGACGTGTCCGCGATTCTTGGTGCGGGAGGGTTTGACCCGCTCCGTCCGGAGGAACGTGTCTATCTCTGCGGGCCATGCTCTTCGGTGCTTGACGTCGCCGGACACCTGGCCGGGCAGGGGGGGCTTGATCCGTGGGATTCGGTCCTGGCCACACGGCAGTGGGCCGGCAGGGGGCAAATGCGGCGGACCTGGATTTCACGGCCCGGCAACCTTTTCGCGGCCTGGCGTCTGCCCGTTCCCTCTCTTCCCTGGCAAAACATGATCTCCGTCCTGGTCGGCTGGACCATTTGTCTGGGGCTGGGCGAGCTCGGCCTGCCCGTGCAGCTCAAATGGCCCAATGATATCCTGCTGCACGGTCGCAAGATCGGCGGAATCCTGATCGAGGAGAGAGGGGATGTGCTCCTGGCCGGGATCGGGATCAACATCGTCTCATGCCCCGAGGACGCGGACCTGCGCCGCGATCACGCCTGCGTCGCGGCCAGTCTCGGCGGGCATTTGCGCGGGATGACCATTTTTGACCTGTGGTTACGGCTTGTGAATTTGGGGCGGCTCCGTTATAGTACTGAACTTTCTGATTCGACCCCTCTGGAGTTTTCCCAGTTAATTGAACCTGTTCTAGCCAATCTCGGGACCCTGGTGCGCGTTTCGGACAATCGATCATCGGTTTGCGGAACGTATGCGGGGATAAGTCCGGATGGAGGCATCGTCCTTCTCTCCGGCGGCGAAAGGCGGATCGTGCATTCCGGTTCGCTGCGCCCCGAGGGCTGATTGGAAGGTCAAATATAACGCATACGGAGAAATATATGTGTTCGCAGCTTTCCCGCAGTTTTGAAGAAGTGGCCCTGGAGTTGAGGGGCAAGAAGATTCTTGTCGCCAATCGCGGCATTCCCGCCAGACGCATTGTCCGCTCCATCAAGGAAGTTTTCCATGCCGTGCCCATGATCACGGCCACGGATGTGGACAAGACCGCCCCCTTTACCTCCGGCGCGCAGGAACTCCTTCATCTCGGGGAGAACCCGCGGGCGTACCTGGACATCGATAAAGTAATTTCTTTGGCCAAGGCGCGGGGCGTGGCGGCCATCCATCCCGGATGGGGTTTTGCCTCCGAGGACGACTCCTTTCCGTTGAAATGCGCCGCTGCCGGCATCATTTTTATCGGTCCCACTTCCGAAGCCATGCGGCTCTTGGGCAACAAGGTGCAGGTCCGCATCCTGGCCCAGAAGCTGGGCATCCCGGTGGTACCGGGCTCGGAGGGCGCCGTCTCCGTGGAAGAGGCAAAGGTCGTGGCCGCCGAAATAGGATTGCCGGTCATGCTCAAGGCCGAGGGTGGCGGCGGCGGACGCGGCATTTATGAAGTGTTCAGCGAGGACCAGTTGGCCGACGCCTTCATCAAGGCCTCGACTCTGGCACAGGCTTCCTTTGGCAATCCGCGTCTGTATGTGGAGCGATTGTTGACCTCCATCCGGCATATCGAGATCCAGGTCATCGCCGACAAATACGGGAATGTCTTTGCCTTTGACGAACGCGACTGTACCGTGCAGCGCAATCACCAGAAACTGGTCGAGATCACCCCGTCGCCGTGGCCGGGCATGACCGAGGAACTGCGTGAACAGCTCAAGGAATATTCGCGGCAGCTGGTGCGCGCAGTGGGCTACCATTCCCTGTGTACCGTCGAGTTTCTGGTCGATGCCGAGGGCCGTGCCTATCTCATCGAAGTCAATACGCGCTTGCAGGTCGAACATGGCATCACCGAGTGCAGGTACGGCATCGAT
This DNA window, taken from Desulfomicrobium sp. ZS1, encodes the following:
- a CDS encoding chemotaxis protein CheW, whose amino-acid sequence is MMMDDETLQMYVEEAAEHLGDIENDLLAIEQAGADIDVELVNKVFRAAHSIKGGAGFLGLTKIKDLGHKIENILDMVRNRELVPEPEVVNIVLLAFDKLRDLISNVAESNDAYIDDHVAALTAAASANLEGEEKASVDRLVEVKDRRGRVVFEVAEFDLLQNKKGGKNLYLLEFDLIHDVQRKNKTIFDILKGMDSTGVILDLKVDFEAVGTLEDDDFSNRIPFFVLFGSIIEDDIMPALLDLGGEFITTLSIDLPSDTKAPVADFAQELLDQTPQTPDEDRTDSLISELFSRETLTSSLSSPAADSVPTAPAPAAPVAPAPAPQPAPQSVADDDAIRKADPRAPKSAISQPDSLRVHVSLLEDLMNLAGELVLSRNQLMQAISSNAIHQIEVAGQRIDLVTSELQETIMLTRMQTVGNIFNKFPRVVRDLARTLGKEIDLQLEGNDVELDKTIIEGLGDPLTHLVRNSADHGIEMPDVRARAGKPALGTIVLKAYHEAGQVIIEIVDDGGGLDTEKIVAKALSRGLITPDQAKSMSDKEKANLIFLPGLSTAEQVTDVSGRGVGMDVVKSNLDQLGGQVDIETERGKGTTIRIKLPLTLAIIPSLLVSVGQERYAIPQVNVDELLRIPVDQITERVELVGDAEVLLLRGELIPLLYLSNVLGLDDDSCEASKMVGEILRGEKRLDEVQEAGCISADVNLVVVSAGQFRYGLVVDQLHDSVEIVVKPLGRHFKECQGYAGATIMGDGHVALILDVAGLGRLGDLSLSVSREKQQVTKEAEAVTGPEKLSLFVFRNTPQEYCAVPLDLVARVELIDAAEIEEVGGRRVIKYRGGTLPVFSLDQATNVGLLDLTGELIVIVFLMAGHEIGLLAKPPVDAIEARVNLDSFTLKQPGISGSAVIGENTTLIVDIYELIQTVQPDWFAVRGSIEIASDAGEVGVPHLLLVEDSDFFRNQVRKFLEDDGYLVDVAEDGLVAWNMLDAEPEKFDLVVTDIEMPNMDGFELARLIRQDKRFSMVPIVALTSLAGDEDVAKGKSVGIDDYQVKLDKERLLQSIYEWLKRYAS
- a CDS encoding chemotaxis response regulator protein-glutamate methylesterase, yielding MNLRVLVVDDTIMYRKVVGDILAEMSGVEVVGTANNGKIALTRIASLKPDLITLDVEMPIMNGLETLQEIQKSYPDVGVIMLSTLTKRGSDITMRALELGAFDFIAKPDADVMQENVQLLRNAIGPRVKAFAKRLELRSLLKQRHRSVTAAAPVPPAPSVLASPRRTGKSKAVAIGISTGGPNALTKMLPQLPKLGVPIFVVQHMPPVFTKSLAESLDSKCQYEVREAEHNEIVRPDVIYIAPGGRHMRVASGPGGTKIIQVTDDPPENNCKPAVDYMFRSVAREYGALSTGVIMTGMGGDGTLGLKVLKSFGAVTIGQDEESCVVYGMPKIAAEAGVVDVVSPLQMIASEIIRTVR
- a CDS encoding biotin--[acetyl-CoA-carboxylase] ligase — its product is MPILWTPDIVGVTDAFHAEHDDVSAILGAGGFDPLRPEERVYLCGPCSSVLDVAGHLAGQGGLDPWDSVLATRQWAGRGQMRRTWISRPGNLFAAWRLPVPSLPWQNMISVLVGWTICLGLGELGLPVQLKWPNDILLHGRKIGGILIEERGDVLLAGIGINIVSCPEDADLRRDHACVAASLGGHLRGMTIFDLWLRLVNLGRLRYSTELSDSTPLEFSQLIEPVLANLGTLVRVSDNRSSVCGTYAGISPDGGIVLLSGGERRIVHSGSLRPEG
- a CDS encoding protein-glutamate O-methyltransferase CheR, with the translated sequence MTTITADEFSVLSKYIYSICGVALDSTKTYLVETRLKFMMQKYGCVSYLDLHTKAKADRSGNMEKEIVDAITTNETLFFRDASPFEVFKHKILPDLIDARSKSVSGRNIPLRIWSAACSTGQEVYSIAIALREALGNLNNFQISILGTDISDEAVTKASYGKYNKFEIERGLPLQTLNKYFTLQGDGWKIRDEIRAMTVFKKFNLMKPFAGLGKFDIVFCRNVAIYFTPADKKMVFEKIASVLEPDGSLIIGSTESLTGVTGMFEPKRYMRSIFYQPVPGSSPQTPTGFTYAQTPAPAFAAAAASVARPPLPAPRPAPVAAPVSAPTFGQASGQASGTRPVPRAVPAPVVSPAPQPVPVASAPLERPIAPAPVAVVAQQAPPLEEAPRPAALRPAPVRSQPAQVYRAGDKSELKRLLMQKKQKGQS
- a CDS encoding chemotaxis protein CheW; translation: MKQQAKEKTGALQLSCFYVGSALCGIDINLIQEMNRQMEMTKVPQAPSYVLGIMNLRGRIVTIIDLGRKLGLAPSKTTETSRIIIVNSRDENIGLLVDRITDVVTSKWEDVEPTPSNIKGLKGKYFQGVLKSSRDLIAVLDVGEVLSDD